The window agcagggggcatcacgctcatttgTGAATACCACACATTTAAGCTGAGCCCCTgctctttccagacacagcagttgatctttctggaaaaaattgcagcatattagacagagattttagcctggaatgcaaccagatgtcaccctgtaatccacatctacatttcaaagtctcaaCATCttcaaatcccataaagatgtatgagtttctcccctcccctttcattctgtaattctgtcccccttcctggtaaacatgtcccccatcctgatatatatttcctacattctggtatatttgtccccattatggccccatcctggtaaatgtactccatcctggtaaatgtaccccatcctggcatgttcccccatgctggtaaatgtaccccatcctgacatattgcccatccttgtaaatgttcccccatcccggcatgtaccccattcctggtaaatgttcccaatcctggttaatttacccccatccaggtaaatgtatctCCATCCagctaaatgtcccccttcctggaaaatgttccccttcctggtaaatgttcccccatcctggtaaatgttcccctatcctggtaaatgtaccctatcgtggcatgcttcctccatcctggcatgcatgtgtcctccatcctggcatgcatgtgtcctccatcctggcatgcatgtgtcctccatcctggcatctatgcttcctccatcctggcatgcatgtgtcctccatcctggcatctatgcttcctccatcctggcatgcatgtgtcctccatcctggcatctatgtttcctccatcctggcatgcatgtgtcctccatcctggcatgcatgtgtcctccatcctggcatgcatgtttcctccatcctggcatgcatgtttcctccatcctggcatgcatgtttcctccatcctggcatgcatgtgtcctccatcctggcatgcatgtttcctccatcctggcatgcatgtttcctccatcctggcatgcatgtttcctccatcctggcatgcatgtttcctccatcctggcatgcatgtttcctccatcctggcatgcatgtttcctccatcctggcatgcatgtgtcctccatcctggcatgcatgtgtcctccatcctggcatgcatgtgtcctccatcctggcatctatgcttcctccatcctggcatgcatgtttcctccatcctggcatctatgcttcctccatcctggcatgcatgtgtcctccatcctggcatctatgcttcctccatcctggcatgcatgtgtcctccatcctggcatctatgtttcctccatcctggcatgcatgtgtcctccatcctggcatgcatgtttcctccatcctggcatgcatgtttcctccatcctggcatgcatgtttcctccatcctggcatgcatgtttcctccatcctggcatgcatgtttcctccatcctggcatgcatgtttcctccatcctggcatctatgctttCCCTATTCTGGCAtggatgtttccaccatcctggcatgcatgtttcctccatcctggcatgcatgtttcctctatcgtggcatgcatgtttccttcatcctgcatgcatgtttcctccatcctggcatgcatgtttcctccatcctggcatgcatgtttcctccatcctggcatgcatgtttccacatcctggcatgcatgtttcctccatcctagcatgcatgtttcctccatcctggcaggcatattttccccatcctggcatgcattgttccccatcctggcatgcattgttccccatcctggcatgcatgtccctccccccatgctggcaagcatgtttccacCCCCCCCCaattctggcatgcatgtcatcccccccatgctggcatgtgtgttcccccccatgctgccatgtgttcttctcccccaccccatgctggcgtgtgcgttcccccacccctatCCCATGCTGGCGTGTGCGTTCcctcacccccaccccatgctggcgtgtGCGTTCcctcacccccaccccatgctggcatgtgcgttcccccaccccatgctggcatgtgcgttcccccaccccatactggcatgtgcgttctcccaccccatgtTGGCACTGCCCACCccaccccatccccaccttggcacagctgcacacaagttatatatataaaataaaaaaaaaaaaaagcaatacacaacttaccttcctgcacatgCTCCCCGCtgtgcgccgctgggtcctcagttcccacgtggccagaagacgtcattacgccggcgctgctcgctgacgctcctccgtctcctacgcaacacacctgcagcctgggagaggaggagtgtcagagcgaggagaaatgtctcctccgctgaaACACAGCTTtgttctgccggcgcgactgcaccagcagggCAATGCggcaggcgacagcacgcgtgccagcagaatgggctctgcgtgcccctggtggcacgcgtgtcataggttcgccatcactgctgtaGGCAATGCTTTTCATATCATGATCTTAACTGTAAGAAAAATATATTgatcttgcagttttcacactggccactggggctttttagaCTCCTACTCCTTATCCTTTCAAGAAGAGTTTACAGGagtttccttatcatcagaggcaggactcCTATGACAGGTTACACTTCTCTATACAGCTGATAGGACAAAACACACGAATCACAATAGGCCTTATCACAGCCGACCCGTTCCCCTTCCCTGCACAATGACTTTGGCACTCACTCACTAGACATTATAATACAGGGATCTGACCATGGTGAGATTGTGTATTTGTTATTTCCTAAATCAAAATGAAGGATACATCTAAAAAAGTCCTAGTGTCAGTGtgaaaattatacattttattttttttaatacggATTGtgctatgtaaataaaaaaaaaaacaacattgggaaaacaaaataataaaacacATTATACACAAAGATCTgatttttaatcaatagatcagtTTCTGATAAGGTTTTTAGGGATTGATAAATTGCTTTTGGCTGCTGATCACCATtctgtgctgccctctggtggagctTTAGAAAAATGCACACTTATTTTAATGTGATATAGTGGCATATTGGTGAAATAGTCTAGAATCAAAGCTGTAATAATACTTTAGACCTGATAAGTCCAAACGATGGTGTTGTATGATAGTGGTATGTAAACTGTGATCACAATGGAAACCACATTATTCTACAATGATAATATTTTTCTAACACCAGGCAAAGGATCTGGGCATGTAAGGACACAGATCACCAATGTCCAGTCCTTACTGCTATAATCATACTCATCTTAGAGTCCTGCAAatcattaaagggaatatgtcaccaggttttttataTCTAATCTGAAAGcagaatgatgtaggggcagagaccccgattccagtgatgtgtcacttgctggtctagactttgtcattttgatacaatcactgattTCTCTGCTGCAGAACTTCTGAAtaatgagccctgtataaccccgaccacacactgattggcagctttctgtgtacactgccaatcagtggtgggggcgggtttACACATACTAGCTGACTAGGAGGCAGGAGACACATTGTCCGGTAGTGATAATcccctgttgataaaacactgattttatcaaaatagcaACACACagaccaataagtgacacatcactgtaattaGACTATCAGTCCCTGCATCATGCTATGCTTGgattacatatcaaaaacttgttgatagattccttttaaaacTTAGATGGCACCACCATTGGTTGATTATTTCCTTCATTTTGCAGATATTGACTTTGCCACCAGGAAGATTGCTGCTCATTTGACCCAGACCAAAGAAATAGTTCAGAACGGAGATAAGTTTCAGACCAAGACGCTCAGCACATTCAGGAATTACGAGGTCGACTTCACAGTCGGGGTAGAATTTGAGGAGAAGACTAAAACCCTGGACAACCGCGTGGTGCAGGTCCGTTCATGATGACTGTTCATGGACAGAAATGACATTTGTCACCGTTCATATTGTGAAACTGATGTGTTTTATGTTTGTTACAGACCTTGGTGTCTTGGGAAGGAGATAAACTTGTCTGTGTCCAGAAAGGAGAGAAGAACAACCGCGGCTGGAAGCAATGGATCGAGGGGGACAACATTTTCTTGGTACGCAATTAAATTATATCTTCAGGGGCATTGgctgttctttttttttcttttaatgaatGTGTTTGGGGCCAAAATAATTTTTGCAGTTAagttttattcaaatttttaaactATTTGACTTTTAGGGGTTGCTTGTTTCTCTGCACATTgctgactgcagaatgagttaagggggctttacatgctacgacatcgctaatgcggagtaggCGATGTtgtgcagtgatttgcccgtgtcgcgcaacagatgggggcgggtacccacactggcGATAttggtacagatatcgcagcgtgtaaagcccgcttaaactgagaatctgtcagtgaactATTTGTGACAGGGAGTTTATAACTCTTCTGTTTCTTTTTTTACTGAGCTAAACTCAGCTGATTTATTACCAAAAAATAAAGGAAAGTTGACctaaactttgatgtggtcataaataaaCTGTGAGGAACTCCAGAAATCCAGATTAGAATGAAAAACCAAAAATGTAAAAGCCAAACAGTGAAAAATTATTGATGAAATCTAATGGCAAAAATTACATTTATTCAAAATAATTGCATTGTAGTAAAAATATGTCTCTAAAAATGTGcacatgctttaaccccttcacaaccaatgacATATCTATACGACATTTGTCGGGTTTGTCCCTTTAATGCACGGCACACCCGCATTATTCCCTGCAAATGTTGGATGATGTGATAAGCAGTCATGTGCAGGTAACAGGCGAGATCCACatgcgcctgttaactagttagatcaaGCTGTCAGACTCTGACAGCTCGATCTAACGCGCTCTGGCGGGCATCATGCTGTTACAGGCCACCATCGGCAGCCCCGTGACATGACGGATCGTCATGACAGCAAGggttcagctgatgacctctgtcgCTGTCATGATGAACTTCCTCTGAATGCCGACAGAGCGTTAGCACTCAAAGGAGATCAATATTTCTGCTGCTCAGAGGGATTCTGAAGCACCGCTCTGATCTTCTtgctaaatatgtcccccatcctggattatatgtcccctatcctggtatactgtatatgtcccctatcctggtatatatctcccctaTCCTGGGCCTCTTTCTTgtaaatatgtccaccatcctggtaaatacaGTATGTCCCATATTTTGGGCTCCTTCCTGGTTttgatgtcctccatcctggtttatatgtcccctatcctggtatactgtatatgtcccctatcctggtatatataaatatgtccaccatcctggtaaatacaGTATGTCCCATAATTTGGGCTCCTTCCTGGTTttgatgtcctccatcctggtttatatgtctcccatcctggtatatgtcccccattctgggccctttcctgttatatatgttccccTTTCAGCCTTTaacacaataatatatatatataaaaaaaacaacaacattctactcaccttcctgGCTCCCATGTCACGcggtgtcctcctctgtagccgGCACAGTAGTCGACAGCTGACATCAGCGTGCCTGTTGTAGTGACACATGTCTCACTGGTACATGccgacgtcagctgctggcctgttTGTATTGCAGTGCAAGGACCCGACGGCTTATCTTCAGAAAACAAGAAAAACCCTTTGAAATCATCCCCAGTACCCATAGTCCTCATATTGGGACTTATTCAGATTTCAGTATTGGTTGTGTGCAGGTTTTTCCATGACACATTATATTCTATGGGGTTATACAGAAATCCAGTTTTTTGCTTACAGCCCAAATAAAGCGAATAGAGACACGTTCTATTCTAATCCACAGATGGTACTGAGAGTGGAAAATACTGATTTGATGCAGGAAAAATACATGATATCAATGCTGCATAAAGAGCTGGACATATTAAAGGGGTTGGCCCAGTGCAAAAACTTGTCTGGCCACAGAATAGGCGGTGTCTGATTGCTAGTGTCTGGAGACTTGGCACCCCCAGTAATTTTAAGATGGGGCTCTGGAGTGCCATTGTAGAATGGTGCGGCAAAGGAGCATGAACAATGCTTTTCCATTCATATCTATGGGACAGATGGAGTCAGCGGACAGTGCTTTCCAAACTACCTCAGTCCCATAGATAGTGAGTGACCATCGCTCCACTGAGACTGAGAACGCCACAGTCTATAAAGTACAGCGAGAAGCAATCAAAATTGTATTATTTATCCTGTGGATAGATGAAAAGTTATTATGGTGGCCACATACAGTCTGAGGATAGGGCGAGGGCGTGAATAATACTGCAAAATCAACGAGGTCACCACCAGCGTGTGCTGAAGATCTGTCTGGACCCCAAGGTTACTCATTGTACTGTATCTTTATATTTTAGGACCTACATTGTGAGGATCAGGTTTGCCATCAAGTTTTCAAAAAGAAGAACTAAGCAGCTCTCCGGATTATCTGCACACCGCCCGCTGTCATCTTCGTAGTGTAGATACATCTGTGATACATGTTATGTACATTTTATTAATAAAGACATTTGTAAGAAAGTCTAACATTTATTGTACGTGCTTAATCAGTCATTCCTAGATATTAAGTTGTACGCTCAACAGGGTCTGTgttagggctatgtgcgcacgttgtagatttggtgcagaaattttctgcatcaaatctgcaccttctggtagAAAGACGAAccaatatttttgagtgaaatgtaaattgttcttttattctataaactactgacaacatgtctccgaatttccaagcaataaattttgtatttattttctgaacatgagaaatggtcaaaataacaaaaaaatgcattgctttcagacctcaaataatgcaaagaaaacaaattcataatcatttagacTAATGTTCATAAAtcattattttgtggaataaccatgatttttaatcacagctttcatgcgtcttggcatgatttctaccagtctgtcacactgctcttgggtgaccttatgccactcctagtgcaaaaagtcttgatgttttatcttatgtttcttgttcaaaggtggtagtttttcagccttccttaccttggccatgtccctgagtatggcacaccttgtgctttttgacactccagtaacgttgcagctctgaaatgtggccaaactggtggcaaatggcatcttggcagcttcacacttgattttcctcaattcatgggcagttattttgcgccttttttgcccaacatgcgtcttgtgaccctgttgcctatttgacatgaaacgcttgattgttcggaggtcacgcttcaaaggtttggcaatttcaagactgctgcatccctctgcaagacatttcacaattttggacttttcagagcccgtcaaatctctcttctgacccattttgccaaaagcctgctttacatgttacgatttcgcatacgatatcgtattcgatcgtaaccgcccctatcgtatgtgcggcacgttcaatttgttgaatgtgctgcacaaacaattaacccccgtcatacgcacttacccgtccatacgacctcgatgtgggcggcgaacgcccacttactggagtgggagggacgttcggcatcacatcgacgtcacgcggcacaaGACGGGCAGCACTCTCCGGTATTATGGGACtgctttatttttcaatgctgacaggtgatacagacaagagggaatggagggaggggagcacgaggaaacGAGGAGGgaggtcctcgtgctcccctccctccattccctcTTGTCTGCATCACCTGTCAGTATTGAAAAAGAAAGCAGTCCCATAATACCGGAGAGTGCTGCCCGTCTTCATTTtttctacaatgtaccttacgatgacggatttgcgtcacttacgacgtgaccccgccgaaacatcgtaagatatattgtagtgtgtaaagcggcctaaaaggaaaggaagttgcctaatataaTTAAGCCCACCttacatagggtgttgatgtcattacaccccacccctcctcattacagagatgcacatcacctgatttaggctgctttcacacatcaggtttttgctgtgcggcacaatccagcgctttgcagaaaaaactcatccgatttttttttgccaccgggtgcggtttttcctcatagacttttattagcgccggattgtgccgcatttgcGCCGGAttgtactcgcgtttgatccgtttttgccggttgcggcaaaaatcgtcactccggcggccacacaggatgcagagaggaacgttttttgccagcggcaaaaattgCATAGCGCTGCGtgcagcatggtgcataatgaaagtctatgcacgccgaatccggtggcatgcatcaaacgccggaagcatgtaccggattcggtttttacttctgagcatgcccagaagtgagataaattcattgcttgtcagaaaatatctctctctctggcctaagaaaatctgtgcgagtggagtgcgataaaacatcgcattccactcgcaccaattctagcctgtgtgtcagcgcacaagcgattattttctcagtcctaatcggaccgagaaaacaattgcaccatgctgcgactgtaatgtgagactcatttctctcgcacccattcaagtgaatggggcgagagaaaaatcgcactgcactcgcgaggCCCCTcttcagagccggccctccccccgcagctgaggtccgctcgcacagtcggaccgcactcagacgcagggacactagcatgacactctgctcccgctgtgctgccagcgcgagccgagtgtcatgcgagcatcgcagtagtgtcccatgtggccccagcctctctctctctctcacactcacactcactgactcattcactcactctcacccactcaccgatcaccggcaaggtgctgcacggctgtcacactgctggcggcttctcgtgatttgaaaatgccggccgcccattattcaatctcgtattcactgcttcccccgcccaccggcgcctatgattagttgcagtcagacacgcctccacgctgagtgacagctgtttcactgcaaccaatcacagcctccggtgggcgtatctatatcgtgcagtaaaataaataaataattttaaaaaaacggcgtgcggtccccccaattttgataccaaccaagataaagccacacggctgaaggctggtattctcagggttggggagctccacgttatgaggagcactccagcctaacaatatcagccagcagccgcccggaattgccgcatccattagatgcgacagtcccgggactctacccgactcatcccgaattgccctggtgcggtggcagtcgaggtaataaggggttaatcatggcaggcgtctatgagacacccccaatgattaacctgtaagtgaaagtaaataaacacatacacccgaaaaaatactttatttggaataaaagacaagaccctctttcaccattttattaaaatccgcaaatacccctccaggtccgacgtaatccacagaggtcccacgacgatttcagctctgctacatgaagctgacaggagcggcaatagaacatcgccgctcccgggagctccacgcagcaactgaagggagtcgcgctgtcagcggggatgtcactgaggtaatgccggggtgtgtgcggtgatgatgggtgaggtagtgcctgtgtgtgtgtgtgtgataatgatgatgagtgcggtactgcctgcatgtgcggtgatggtgcgtgcgggagtgctggtgtctgtgcggtgatggtgcgtgtgggagtgccgctgtatgtgcggtgatggtgcgtgcgggagtgctggtgtatgtgcggtgatggtgcatgcgggactgccagtgtatgtgcggtgatggtgcgtgcgggagtgccggtgtatgtgcggtgatggtgcgtgcgggagtgccggtgtatgtgcggtgatggtgcgtgcgggagtgccattgtatgtgcagtgatggcgcgtgcggaagtgccggtgtatgtgcggtgatggtgcgtgcggaagTGCCGGTGTACGTGcaatgatgatggggtctctctctctcagtataattaaaagaaaaaaaaatatatagatatacacacatacactggagatcataattagagaacaatgtatgatcacttgcttttttcaaaaataattgaatctacattgatcaacatttgaaggtttattTGACACTAGAGCAGAACAGTATTTTCCAAaacatccaaagtttatcaacataaaacctttattttggccaaaatgtgatgatcataattaaagAACAGCAAtggctgtagcacagagaaagatataagtacattttctgaaggtaacaacagtcaccaatcagtaggacgtgtacaggcctttgctttgaatgacttcagcacatctgcggccacaggacatcactagtctctcacactgctctggtgtgatttggtccactcttcttccagtctcttccatagttctttgactgttgtggtttTCTTGGCCATAAGTTTGTCACcatggattttccagaggttttctattgagtttagatcaggactctgactggcgatttcattgtttcaatgcttTCTATTTCATGGAACTGCCCTTTTTCTGTGTGACAGGAGCATTGAcctacatgaaaattgctggctgattgagtgatgaatgcaaataAGGAGCCACGTATTGTTGAAAAAGGTTCTGACACacattcactctgccatgcacagtgctggccaaaagtattggcacccctgcaattctgtcagataatactcagtttcttcttgaaaattattgcaatcacaaattctttggtattattatcttcattcattttgcttgcaatgaaaaaccacaaaagagaatgaaacaaaaatcagatcatttcacacaaaactccaaaaatgggccagacaaaagtattggcacccttagcctaatacttggttgcacaacctttagccaaaataactgcgaacaaccgtgtccggtaaccatcaatgagtttcttacaatgctctgctggaattttagaccattcttctttggcaaactgctccaggtccctgagatttgaagggtgccttctccaaactgccattttgagatctctccacaggtgttctatgggattcaggtctggactcattgctggccactttagtagtctccagtgctttctctcaaaccattttctagtgctttttgaagtgtgttttgggtcattgtcctgctggaagacccatgacctctgacggagacccagatttctcacactgggccctacattatgctgcgaaatatgttggtagtcttcagacttcataatgccatgcccacggtcaagcagtccagtgccagaggcagcaaagcaaccccaaaacatcagggaacctccgccatgtttgactgtagggaccgtgttcttttctttgaatgcctcttttttttttcctgtaaactctatgttgatggcttttcccaaaagctCTACGtttgtctcatttgaccagagaacattcttccaaaacgttttaggttttctcaggtaagttttggcaaactccagcctggcttttttatgactcggggtaagaagtggggtcttcctgggtatcctaccatacagtcccttttcattcagacgccgacggatagtacgggctgacactgttgtaccctcggactgcagggcagcttgaacttgtttggatgttagtcgaggttctttatccaccatccgcacaatcttgcgttgaaatctctcatcaatttttctttttcttccacatctagggaggttagccaaagtgccatgggctttaaacttcttgatgacactgcgcaccataggcacaggaactttcaggtctttggagatggacttgtagccttgagattgctcatgcttcctcacaatttggattctcaagtcctcagacagttctttggtcttctttcttttctccatgctcaatgtggtacacacaaggacacaggacagaggttgagacaactttaacccatgtcaactggctgcaagtgtgatttagttattgccaacacctgttaggtgccacaggtaagttacaggtgctgttaattacacaaattagagaagcatcacatgatttttcaaacagtgccaatacttttgttcacccctttttatgtttggtgtggaattatatccaatttggctttatgacaatttttttattttttttcattgaagacaaattaaatgaagataataataccaaagaatttgtgattgcaatcattttcaagaagaaactgagtattatctgacagaaatgcCAATtatggggtgccaatacttttggccagcactgtagctgtaTGACAGGCC is drawn from Anomaloglossus baeobatrachus isolate aAnoBae1 chromosome 3, aAnoBae1.hap1, whole genome shotgun sequence and contains these coding sequences:
- the LOC142295570 gene encoding retinol-binding protein 2-like — its product is MPADYNGTWVMETNDNFDGYMKALDIDFATRKIAAHLTQTKEIVQNGDKFQTKTLSTFRNYEVDFTVGVEFEEKTKTLDNRVVQTLVSWEGDKLVCVQKGEKNNRGWKQWIEGDNIFLDLHCEDQVCHQVFKKKN